The Anaerolineae bacterium genome contains a region encoding:
- a CDS encoding ABC transporter ATP-binding protein, with protein MPALTIAEFSIAKPWQSDRRSPARWIFSHVWRHKIFILGVFVGALGNAVGAGLVPVLIGQGFDIIVASGDIQALGWVGLTLIASQFVRGGLMLMRNFCSEVIGQRVERDTRDELYLSLIGKSMSFHDQQATGDLMARATNDVREVNLLFNPGMNLVIGSLNFMIAPFILVPSIQPQLLLTPSIYLLVYVFLLRDYLLNLRPATEAVRHEFGQLNATLAEAIDGVETVKGAAQETREIDRFEQALGKWRKAFVWQGDVEAKFFPLLLLGLLHAAGLLHSLLLFQRGLIGIGDVVAFNGMLLLFQFPTFAAQFAYSHVSTGLSSARRILEIINVQTELDQNVAGYDRDMDGSIEFDRVTSTYNGTSPALVEVSFKIKPGQTVALVGQTGSGKSTIAKLINRTYDATNGYIKIGGIDVRRWNLEALRRQISVIEQDVYLFSRTIAENIAFGCPQATQAEIVAAAKAAQAHDFITSFRDGYDTMVGGRGVTLSGGQRQRLALARAFLTDPRILILDDSTSAIDSATEDHIQQAIERAAQNRTTLLITHRLSQIRWADLIIVLRKGRVAMVGNHDTLMRASEAYRNIFARYDD; from the coding sequence ATGCCTGCCTTAACCATCGCTGAATTCTCTATAGCCAAACCCTGGCAATCGGATCGCCGTAGCCCGGCGCGGTGGATTTTTTCTCACGTGTGGCGGCATAAAATTTTTATCCTGGGCGTGTTTGTGGGCGCGCTGGGCAATGCCGTGGGCGCGGGGCTGGTGCCGGTGCTCATTGGCCAGGGATTTGACATTATTGTGGCTTCGGGCGACATCCAGGCTTTGGGCTGGGTTGGCCTGACCCTCATCGCCTCTCAATTTGTCCGCGGGGGGTTAATGCTCATGCGTAACTTTTGCAGCGAGGTCATCGGCCAGCGGGTCGAGCGAGACACCCGCGACGAACTCTACCTGAGCCTCATCGGCAAAAGTATGTCGTTTCACGACCAGCAGGCTACCGGCGACCTGATGGCCCGCGCCACCAACGACGTGCGGGAAGTTAATCTGCTGTTTAACCCTGGCATGAATCTGGTTATTGGCTCTTTGAATTTTATGATCGCTCCTTTCATCCTGGTTCCCTCTATTCAGCCCCAACTGCTGCTGACGCCCTCTATCTATCTGCTGGTGTATGTCTTTTTACTGCGGGATTACCTGCTGAATTTACGCCCCGCCACCGAAGCCGTGCGCCACGAGTTTGGTCAACTCAACGCCACCCTGGCCGAAGCCATTGACGGCGTTGAAACCGTTAAAGGAGCGGCCCAGGAAACCAGGGAGATTGACCGTTTTGAGCAGGCCCTGGGTAAATGGCGCAAGGCCTTTGTGTGGCAGGGAGATGTTGAGGCTAAATTTTTCCCGTTATTACTGTTAGGTTTATTGCACGCCGCCGGCTTGTTGCACAGCCTCCTGCTGTTCCAACGGGGACTGATTGGCATTGGCGATGTAGTGGCTTTTAACGGAATGCTGCTGCTCTTCCAATTTCCCACTTTTGCCGCCCAGTTTGCCTATTCCCACGTTTCCACGGGCCTATCCAGCGCCCGCCGCATTTTGGAAATTATCAACGTCCAAACCGAGCTTGACCAAAATGTGGCCGGTTATGACCGGGACATGGACGGCAGCATTGAGTTTGACCGGGTCACCTCAACTTATAACGGCACCAGCCCGGCCCTGGTAGAAGTCAGCTTTAAGATTAAACCCGGCCAAACCGTGGCCCTTGTGGGGCAGACCGGCTCGGGCAAAAGCACCATCGCCAAACTGATCAACCGCACTTACGACGCCACCAACGGCTATATTAAGATTGGCGGCATTGACGTGCGCCGCTGGAACCTGGAAGCGCTGCGGCGGCAAATTTCCGTCATCGAGCAGGACGTCTACCTTTTTTCGCGCACTATTGCCGAAAACATTGCCTTTGGCTGCCCCCAGGCGACCCAGGCTGAAATTGTGGCCGCGGCCAAAGCCGCCCAGGCCCACGATTTTATTACCTCGTTCAGAGACGGTTACGATACCATGGTCGGCGGGCGAGGCGTCACCCTCTCCGGCGGCCAGCGCCAGCGCTTGGCCCTGGCCCGCGCTTTTTTGACCGACCCCCGCATTCTGATTTTAGACGACTCCACCAGCGCCATTGATAGCGCCACCGAAGACCACATCCAACAGGCCATTGAGCGGGCGGCCCAAAACCGCACCACCCTGCTCATTACCCATCGTCTCTCCCAAATTCGCTGGGCCGATTTGATCATTGTCTTGCGCAAAGGCCGGGTGGCCATGGTTGGCAACCACGACACCCTGATGCGAGCATCCGAAGCCTACCGGAATATCTTTGCCCGTTATGATGATTAA